Part of the Ursus arctos isolate Adak ecotype North America unplaced genomic scaffold, UrsArc2.0 scaffold_1, whole genome shotgun sequence genome, TACCTCTTCTACCGCCAGCAGCTGCGCAGGGCTCGGAATCGCTACCCCAAAGGCCACTCCAGAACCCAGCCCCGCCTCTTCAACGGTGAGTTCTGCCTGCCCCGGGCCAACATGGCCCCAAACTgtgcccacccaccctccctgcctccgGCCCATTATATACCCCCCGACCGCTGGGCTCCTTGCCCGGCACCCCACCCACAGCCCATCTCTGTCCCCCAGGAGTGAAGGTGCTTCCCATCCCCGTCCTCTCAGACAACTACAGCTACCTCATCATCGACACCCAGGCCCGGCTGGCTGTGGCTGTGGACCCCTCAGACCCTCAGGCCGTACAGGtgaggggaggatgggggggcAGGGGTACCGGGGGTGGGTCACCTTAGGGACTGGCAGCTTTCCCTCGCTGGAGAGGGGctgtccctgctccctctgccagtGGGATGtgccccctccctgtgccctcacACACGGACCCTGACATGCAAGTACACAGACCCCCCACAaccacagcagggggaggggccagtGTCTAGggcatggtgggggtggggggtaggacAGCCGTGGGGGAACCCCAGCCAGAGCCAGAGCGAAAGGGATGCTGACTCAGGACCAGGGTCTGAGGTTTCTTCTGTCTGTCACTCTCTGTGGTGCCTTTCTGGCCCTCTTCTCTCCTCATCTGTCAGGGTCTGGGTCTCTTCatctttccttcccatttcttatttctctatgtgcacgtgtatgtgtgttCCCCTGCCCCTCGAGTCTCCCTCCGCCCACCTCCCCATCGTCTCCCCTGTGTCCTGGCTCAGCTTCTGCTGCCCGCCTTCTCCCCAGCACTCTCCTCCCTACCCCTtcattctctagctccatcccctccctgtccctcatCTTCCCGAGCTCCTGGGCTCTCCCCTCTTCGCCTGGCACCTGCGCCCCTGTCCCTCTCTGCACACCGCTCTTCAGTCTCAgtacctcctctctcccccaggctTCCATTGAAAAGGAGGGCGTTAACTTGGTTGCCATCCTCTGCACCCACAAGCACTGGtaagggcctggggtgggggtctgggtACAGATGATCTTCCCTGGGTGACCCTTGCCCCCAGTGGGCTTGGCAGGACTAGGCCAGTGAGGacgggctgggctggggggcagggagtcaGGATGCAAGGGCACCCACCTTCTTCATAAAGTCATGGGGGCACCagcagaaaaggagggaaggggcgGCTCTCCCATTGGGACACTTATCAGGCTcctgaagccctagaggagggcGGGGTAGGCATTTATCTTTCATTCCTTGGTCATGTATTAGATGCCCACTGTGCTCGGGACACGAGCAAACCCTGTGAGCTCTTTCCACAAGGAGATTATGGTCCAATAGGGGAGACAGCCCTGCATGACAGTGTACAACGATGACAAACATTTAGGTGGCAGTTGGCGCAAGGTACAGGAGGTGGGGGGCCCTTGGAGAAGCATGACCAGATCCACTTGGAGGAATTAGAGGCTGATGACCCTGGAGCTGAGAGAGTCCAGAAAGATCGGTTGTCACTGGCTGGGcgatggaggggaggggtggcaaGTCGTGAGGCTGACGTTGCGAGCAGGGGAGCAGCTCAAACAAAGGCCTCGAGGTGTGGACAGCTTGATTCAGTTCAGAagcccagggctcagggctcgAAGGCCTAGAGATCTGCAAAGAGGAAGGCAAGGAGGCCTAGTACCTTGCCCCTCAAAGTCCCTGCCGTCTCTGCCGTCCTCCAGGGACCACAGTGGAGGGAACCGTGACCTCAGCCGGCGGCACCAGGACTGTCGGGTGTACGGGAGCCCTCAGGACGGCATCCCCTACCTCACCCAGTAAGTCCCTGACCCGGGGGGTTGGCCCTTCTGTGGGCCCTTTCGCACACCCCGTCCTGCAGCCGAGTATTGCAGGACTGCCAGCAGTTGGATCTTTGCTGAAGCCCTTCCTGGTTCTTAGAGGACAGATCACAGCCCACCCCCCAACTCATCCAGCCACGGTCCCCAAAAGACGGAGAGGCGAGAGTTTGGATCTGAAGCCCTGGGCACTGTCAGTGCCTTCCCTCTCTGGTGTAGAAGCCCTGCCTCCTTCAAATCACCCAGCCCCTTGGGCTTGGGGTGTGGCAACGATCAGCACAGCCCAAGCTCTAGCACCTTCTCTCCCCTACTGCCTTGCTTCTCAGTCCCCTGTGTCATCAAGATGTGGTTAGCGTGGGACGGCTTCAGATCCAGGCTCTGGCCACCCCTGGCCACACGCAAGGCCATCTGGTCTACCTGCTGGATGGGGAGCCCTACAAGGgtccctcctgcctcttctcaGGGGACCTGCTCTTCCTCTCTGGCTGTGGTGAGTTCCCCCTCaaaagggaagcaggaggaggggggacagaaaggagggggagagtCAGGGCAGAGACCCAAGAACGGCCACAGCCCCATGCAGTGCATGAAAACTGCTTTCAGTGCAGAACGCCTTGCCCTTACTCTCATCTGTGTTAGCCCATTGTTTTTAATACACTCACAACTTCCCACAGGGGATACGCAGAATGAGACGATGCTTGTAACTGAGCACAGACCTGGCAGGGCCTTGGTTTCCACCGGGTGGAGCCTAGTTCTCCAGTACCCGGAGAGACTAGGTTACAAAAAATGGAGAACCCCCAAATGAGAGGGTGACCCATGGGTAGGGGAGGATCACAGTCCCAGGCTGCGCGGAGTCTCAGAAGGCAGCACAGGCAAAGAAAGAAGTGTTCTGTGGAAAAGAGCCACCCCACGCCAACTGTGCTTGGGGCCCTTGGTGCTCAGCCTGgggcttctgtctccctctccatccACATGTCCGTATGTGCAATGGAGGCCTTCCCGCAGGCTTGGTTGGGGAGCGAGTATGTGGGCTGAGCAACCAGTGGGAAGGAGGGCGTAGAAGCCTGGGGGGTGGGTATGGCAGGGGCCAGGTTGAGGGCTGGTGGCCAGCCCCAGCTATGCACGCTggtccccacccccctccacgtACCTTACACCGAGCTGCATTCTGGTACCTTGTAACACACCCACTGCCCCTCACCAGGACGGACCTTTGAGGGCACCGCAGAGACCATGCTGAGCTCCCTGGACacggtgctggggctgggggatgacACTCTGCTGTGGCCTGGTGaggtccccctccctctcctccctcactcCTCTAGAGTCCCAGCCGCCCCAGCTGTGGCCCAGAGGTGACGGCACTGCACCTCGGGTGGCCCCTGAGAGCCAACTCCAGCAGTGAGGGCTGAGCCCCCTTCATTCTGGAGTACTGGCCCTGAATGCCTCTGCTTCTCACGCCAGCTGACAGCCAGGCTCGGCCTCTTGGGAGTCCGGTAGGCCCCAGTGCCTCCCAGAGAGATGGCTATTTCATAGCCAGAGCCGAGAACAGAAAAGAGCCTTTGCTTATCAGAGGAGAAGTCAGTAAATCCCCTCTGCATGCATCCACTGCATGCGTCCATATCCCACACTGCGTGTGCATCCGGCCCCACGCACGTATGTGGCACGTCCATCCATCCAGACACTGCATGTCCCTACATACATCCATGAACATTGGATAGCCATAGTTTCTCAAACACATCACTAAGATGTCAGCTAATCCTCAGAA contains:
- the LOC113250462 gene encoding probable hydrolase PNKD, producing the protein MAWPDWSASWLWVSGGGLLLLVLVLLVSPRSCRARRTLRCLFMARSKRLLFRIGYSLYTRTWLGYLFYRQQLRRARNRYPKGHSRTQPRLFNGVKVLPIPVLSDNYSYLIIDTQARLAVAVDPSDPQAVQASIEKEGVNLVAILCTHKHWDHSGGNRDLSRRHQDCRVYGSPQDGIPYLTHPLCHQDVVSVGRLQIQALATPGHTQGHLVYLLDGEPYKGPSCLFSGDLLFLSGCGRTFEGTAETMLSSLDTVLGLGDDTLLWPGHEYAEENLGFAGVVEPENLARERKMQWVQRQRMERKSTCPSTLGEERSYNPFLRTHCLVLQEALGPGPGPTGDDGYSRAQLLEKLRQLKDLHKSK